Genomic segment of Panicum virgatum strain AP13 chromosome 2K, P.virgatum_v5, whole genome shotgun sequence:
ACATCCAGAGGGTCCCCAGAGGGCTAGCTCGCGTCGGCAAGGACGACGCCGTCTGCTACGTCGCCCCAAGGGCCGTGCCGATCGGCCCTTACTACCGCCACTCGCCAGAGCTCCAGTACAAGACCAAGTTCATGAAGATGGCGGCCATCGGGTGGTTCCTGGggagggctggcggcggcgccctcggccCCGAGTTCGTCGTGACGGAGGCCTTCGAGGCCATCGCCGCCCCGCCCAGCCCGCGGAGCTTCTACGATGACCAGTTCGAGGACATCGACGACCAGCACTTCAACACGTGGATGTTTCAGGACGGCTGCTTCCTGCTGGCGTTCATGATGGCCATGggggccgacggcgacggcggcggtgacgcGGCGCTTCAAGGGTTGTCGACGGTGATCTTCCAGCCGCGCATCGATAGCATCATGAGGGACGTGATGCTGCTCGAGAACCAGATCCCATGGCGGGTGCTCGAGGTCCTCATGGGGTTCCTGCCCGACCCAGTTCCCGTCGATAGGTTCCTTTCTTTGATGGCAGCCAAGTTCAACGTCCGTACGACGAGTGGTGGTGGTCACGATCAGAGGGCCGCGGCAGGTTCCAACATCGCCGGCGACGaacgcggcggaggccggcggcaaaGAAGACCCACGCACCTGCTGGCCCTCTTCCGTGACCACCAGGTGGTGGGTCTGCGCACTCCGCACCCTGCTGAAGACAACCGCCGCCGGCTCATCTCCACCGCGCCGTCGGCCAACTTCAGCACGGCCATGGAGCTCGCGGAGATGGGCGTGCATCTGGCAGCCAGCAAGACAGGGCGTTTCGGGGACATGGCCGTCGTCGTCCAGCGCCGCTGCCGGCTCTTCGGGAAGCTCTTCCTGGCGCCGGTGTTCCTGAACGACCTCACCGCGTGCTGGCTCGTCAACATGGCGGCGTACGAGGCGAGCGCCGGCCGCTTGGCCGACGACTACGCCGTCAGCTCCTACCTCTACCTGCTGGCGCTGCTGATGAACCGGGAGGACGACGTGCAGCAGCTCCGCGCCAGGTGCGTCGTCCACAGCACCTTGAGCAACACGCAGACGCTCGAGTTCTTCAAGGGCCTCGCGCCGCACCTCCACTTTGGGAGGCAGTACGATCGCGTCCTGCAGGACCTCTTGGACTACAGGCGCGATAGGCCGGCCTTCGTTGCCGTTCACAGGTTTCTCTACAACAACTTCAAGACCATCCTCACCGTCTTGTCCATCGTCGGTGTGATTGCGCCCATCCTCCGCGCATTGTTTCACCGTCAGAACTAGATGCTTGTTCCATCATGCACGATGATGGTATATTGATGATGGGAGTACTATAAATACACACGCGCGTATAGATAAGAACTTGTCattcaatatatatatacacacacatgtGCGAAGCCGTTTTGAGCCTTTTTGAGCCTTCATCAAGGCATCATGTGCGAACCCATTTTCTTTTCACCCGTTTGGTAGGGGGCTTCATGAAAAACTATTGAAGGAtgaggaatgagcagtactcactcctggctgtgatgagtgaattgtcaaccgtgcggtgtgatcgtgtgcttagtctttggttgtaGGTACACGgacgtcaagtgtcgacggagagctgccgtggaggtgctgtggccgatggaccgtgcggtggacggcggtgaagggcaaccGTGACCgaagctcgggccgggcggcagctgtggcgtccactcctggattaAGGGCGCAAGCGCCGACgcaaggcgggtttcttggtttgcgccacaaaaccaagctgacgtacggcggttgaagacgccaagttgtGTAGGTACGGGCGTCGAtttcgggactggcggaggaacgggcgtcgacggcgtctagggcctcgctgcgggcgaggaggtgacgggcgtcgagcGGCGTCTacggccgtcagaaggccgaggcgggaacgacgtccagggccacggcgtggaggcaggAACCTTCccgtgcgtggagttttggcggttctctccaaaccggccacctacccgggtttcgcggaccctccaaaaccgctgaccggatcttcatctacgtggcggcatcgtggagaagacttcgattcgaagaaagaatctcggccgtcggatgagtccttgtatctttttcggttttgcccctacgggccttctagtttaattTCAACTCTAAGGATAATTTAGTCATTTCGCGTTTAGAGTTAGTGGGAGATATTTAGAGAGTGGGCAGCCATCcctttcctctctccctccctcttctcTCAATTTTTTGCGATTCCGTTTGAAACATTCTGTGGCTTATGCTCTTGTAATTATTTTGTCCAGAGGAATTCGTGTTTCATGGattgagtgagtagatcgatcGTTTTCTTCGCTCGCCGTTCTTTCTCGCTTTCCCCTTCTTGTTTCTGTCCTTGCGCAGCAATTTTTGGGTGAAGCAGAGGAGGTCGCGGCGGCACACGCGGCAAGGCAGTGcgctgcgcggcgcggcgaagtGGCTCGCGTGGCCGGCGGGGCTTGCACGGGAGAGCAGGTCCAGCAAGCGACGGCGTGCGCCTGCtgctcgggggcggcggcgggtggtgccCGTGCCTGCGGCACGCAGCAGCACGCGCAGCTGTGTTGGTGGGCCAAGAGGGTACGCAGTCCAGGCAAGAGGAGGCGGCCCACACCAGGCCCCAGTGTGCGTGCGGGGCAAGCCCAGCTCAGGGGAGCGCGTGTGGAGCTTGGAGTCAGCAAGCAGCAGTGGCCCGCGACGGTGCTAAGCGCAGCAGCTACTGCTACTCGGCCAGCAGACCAGATGCACGAGCGCAATGCCCAATAGCATGTGGCAGCTTACCAGGACGGTGGATTGTTCACGGGCCACGTGTGAGGAGCAAGAGGGGTtcaagaaggcaactctagcgGCAACAGCACAGTGAACATTCTCATCTATATTTCTCATCTAGTTAAGCACATTTAATTAGCTTTTATTCTTGCTATTCATTGTCAGTCACAGGCTTAACTAGTTTGAGTAAGTTAGTACTTAATCTTGCAAATGGCTTGCTAGCTTTTGCTTGCTTagtcaaatattttttcttaCTAATATTTTTAGTGAGGTTCTTGATTCGCATTTTGGACTAGCTTTGCTTTAGCCTGTTTTGAGCTATGCTTTTTATTGTCGAATCCTAGCATGCTCATTGAAGTAAGCTTTTTACGAGTCTAGTCTGCAAAGCATTTTCGGCGCTTTGATTAATCGTCGTTTCCGCTTTCTATTGCACCTTGCTCGAGTAAATTGCCTTTCACGTGCTTCCGCTTTATATCGAGTTTTTCCTAACCATTTCTAGGGTGAACTCGGCACTTGTTGGCGTGTGTCACCTTGACGGTTAGAAGAGAGGTGTGTCGGGTTGAATTCGGGACATAGGCCTTGTTCTTTTGAAGAATTTACtaaaggctcccattcacccccccctctagtcgcctGTCCGGTCCTTCAATTgatatcagagcttggttaaggttttcattaccctaaccggttcgagaaccacttggcgaccatggcaagtcttggtaagatccctgtgTTTTCCGGCaaggactatgcttattggaaggttcgcatgcgaaccttcttgcaaagcatgggagccgaggtttgggatataaccaagaaccaggcttacgatgtgcttgccgttcggatcACTTCTCTTCAAGtgaccgagcacgaggctaatgCCAAGGCTATCAATGCCTTATTCGCTgacgtttctcgtgcggagttctcacgcgtccagggttttcaggaagcccacaaggtttggacgtgccttgagaactaccacgagtgCACACCTTAGGTTAAGGCTAGGattttcgagactcaccggcgtgaatatgagaacttcacacaagggaggctccaacaaggagcgtcggcgccacaagcaccgcagtcgtgaccgggacaagggagggcgcttcgacaaggagttgCTCATGAAGCACTTCCAGTGCAAGGCCAAAAAGTGGGAGAAGGCTTtcttggcgcagctcagcgacctagacaagagctccgacactgactgctcttcttcaccgacctccaacgacgatgacaagaagaagaaaaagcgggacaaggaagccaccggcttcatcggcctttgcttggcagccggtcggcgcaagagtttctgcaccatggcgggcgaggccaatggtgctcgtgcgtctccaggtggacatgctacaccgacgcacgacgactcttctcctgcatccgagagtgattcagaggtaaactccactatcgacctgcttgatactgaggttagagagttgtacgccgctctcgacaatcagaaaaggctgcttaaggaagcagctagagagcgtaagaagcttagggctgagctggcttgtgctagagagaaatctggtgaggatgagtgcgctggctgcatatctcacatgaatgatcttgttgctctccgtgccaagcatgatgagaacgttgcgaacttggatgttgccaagacttcgcttgctgacgtgtctcacgagctagccaatgccaagcatgagcttgaactagccaaggacgctcctatcgttagtgatgtgcttgaatgtgatgagtgctccatctttaagtctgatctagcttctttgtagtctaagtttgctactattgtgtgtgagctagaggagcttaggtctaggcctgttctgcttggtgcttgcaagctttgtcccacgcttaggtcggagctagatgagaagaatgccttgattaagtctttagggaagactaaggttggggagtctagcccacctattgattgtcatgtttgccctggtctgatttctgatttggataatcttgcggtagagaaaaccaatttggagaatgagaacacatatcttagggcgattcttagttgagtttctagtagtgagccgcagttgggtatgatgatcaagcagtttaagcgtggtgatgggtttggggtcggttacacctacacgaagtcagactttgacaagctgtatggtaagatcggcaaggctgctggagttcctagtgctctaaacactgctagtacgagcacgcagccttcgcttgttgaccccgtggatggtgtgctgaaagaaccacaaaaagcacctccacagaagcagatttgggttccaaagcccaatgagctgaggaatcccctcgatacgctccctgctgccgcagcccaggttGTCCTAAAAaagggggctgctccttccCGTCCAAAGGCAAGGCCTCCAGAAGAGACgtaactcggacatgtactctgctcgagtgcatggtcctcctcggcgtggtggtaggcaagatgctagggcgcgccgtgtaggtggaggacagggagacggtggtgattaccgcgctccagcgggtggtcgctttgccggtcatACTCCTGGTCGTCTTCAGTACGGCTATGAACCAtgagaccgaggctttggaggaggtcaTGAGACACCACACTTTTCTAGCGGTGGTGGTCGccagcctcgcggtagacggga
This window contains:
- the LOC120695896 gene encoding uncharacterized protein LOC120695896, producing MEEYVLQNLEELNRVLESNAGDEMKELTPDIQRVPRGLARVGKDDAVCYVAPRAVPIGPYYRHSPELQYKTKFMKMAAIGWFLGRAGGGALGPEFVVTEAFEAIAAPPSPRSFYDDQFEDIDDQHFNTWMFQDGCFLLAFMMAMGADGDGGGDAALQGLSTVIFQPRIDSIMRDVMLLENQIPWRVLEVLMGFLPDPVPVDRFLSLMAAKFNVRTTSGGGHDQRAAAGSNIAGDERGGGRRQRRPTHLLALFRDHQVVGLRTPHPAEDNRRRLISTAPSANFSTAMELAEMGVHLAASKTGRFGDMAVVVQRRCRLFGKLFLAPVFLNDLTACWLVNMAAYEASAGRLADDYAVSSYLYLLALLMNREDDVQQLRARCVVHSTLSNTQTLEFFKGLAPHLHFGRQYDRVLQDLLDYRRDRPAFVAVHRFLYNNFKTILTVLSIVGVIAPILRALFHRQN